In Diorhabda carinulata isolate Delta chromosome 6, icDioCari1.1, whole genome shotgun sequence, a single genomic region encodes these proteins:
- the LOC130894817 gene encoding putative malate dehydrogenase 1B isoform X1, protein MPYFVINGKPDCPNFVHAIYVAQYLADKLPNFVFKKVEKLAKDWAVYLEHLNKENTWYITESPLIWKEINMWGGKKYLIGGLAEFWEHVYCYYGLESLISKQELEYLAEDNLKFFLENSETARKRAVQVITILGASNPQTCFLINELVEIKELWKSQGMVFKLFDYYQNIDSKKYETMQQYASYLNESKIFGKHDMVFVCETKTQVMQDADIVINIEEFSRHDVETEEMFLRRCYCRMDILAGFVNSHNKRSTKIIMANNGPVCFLTSCLSVACRSKKFKNIVAITADKGFPYIKSVSAKTGVPVSRISAPAVWGFVGTNHFVDVRNIIYKADMRMPFKRSLTSPKGSTLPLGIAHAEIRMMSYLLKTSNDITNETEDFAKELQIKLRRPPIFSKVRAITSLLKLWTTEEIGDEIISLGVCSDGSFGIPKGVVFSQPVKMDRTRRWTPFRNFPLMNEVTKSEIKYCCNKIHGILEQYKLLEVLDHKKLFETEEEYDAYEKYLSNLQTNGEQFARSDSSDRTF, encoded by the exons ATGCCTTACTTCGTAATTAACGGTAAACCCGATTGTCCGAATTTTGTACACGCTATTTATGTAGCCCAATATTTGGCAGATAAActtccaaattttgttttcaaaaaagtcgaaaaattaGCTAAAGATTGGGCA GTTTATCTGGAAcatttgaataaagaaaatacttGGTACATAACCGAGAGCCCATTAATATGGAAAGAAATAAACATGTGGGGgggaaaaaaatatctaattggTGGATTAGCCGAATTTTGGGAACACGTTTATTGTTATTACGGTTTAGAATCGTTAATTTCAAAACAGGAATTGGAGTATCTCGCTGAGGATAATTTAAAA ttttttctggaaaattcgGAAACCGCTAGGAAACGAGCCGTACAAGTGATAACGATTTTGGGGGCTTCGAATCCCCAAACTTGCTTTTTGATAAACGAATTGGTCGAAATAAAAGAATTATGGAAATCTCAAGGCATGGTATTCAAATTATtcgattattatcaaaatatcgatAGTAAAAAATACGAAACTATGCAGCAGTACGCAAGTTATTTAAACGAAAGTAAAATATTCGGTAAACACGACATGGTCTTTGTGTGCGAAACTAAAACTCAAGTAATGCAAGATGCAGACATCGTTATTAATATCGAAGAATTTTCTAG ACATGACGTCGAAACGGAAGAAATGTTCTTGAGACGTTGTTATTGCCGAATGGACATATTGGCGGGATTTGTCAACAGTCACAACAAACGTAGCACTAAAATAATAATGGCGAACAACGGACCGGTTTGTTTTTTAACGTCGTGTTTATCGGTGGCTTGTCgatcgaaaaaatttaaaaatatcgtcGCCATAACGGCCGATAAGGGATTCCCGTATATAAAAAGCGTTTCGGCTAAAACCGGGGTGCCGGTGAGTAGAATTAGCGCTCCGGCAGTTTGGGGATTCGTCGGTACAAATCATTTCGTAGACGTGaggaatattatttataaggCCGATATGAGAATGCCATTCAAAAG gagTCTGACGTCTCCTAAAGGTTCTACTTTACCTTTAGGAATAGCCCACGCCGAAATTAGAATGATGTCGTATTTACTAAAAACTTCGAACGACATAACGAACGAAACCGAAGATTTCGCG AaagaattacaaataaaattacgtcGCCCGCCGATATTCAGTAAAGTGAGAGCGATAACGTCGCTTTTGAAATTGTGGACCACCGAAGAAATCGGCGACGAGATTATATCGTTGGGAGTTTGTTCTGACG gaTCATTCGGTATACCGAAAGGCGTGGTATTTTCTCAACCCGTCAAAATGGATCGTACAAGAAGATGGACGCCGTTTAGGAATTTTCCGTTAATGAACGAAGTTACGAAAAgcgaaattaaatattgttgtAACAAAATTCACGGTATATTGGAACAATATAAATTATTGGAGGTGTTGGATCATAAGAAGttatttgaaacagaagaagaatACGACGCttacgaaaaatatttgagtAATTTGCAAACCAACGGGGAACAATTCGCTCGTAGCGATTCTAGCGATAGGACTTTTTGA
- the LOC130894817 gene encoding putative malate dehydrogenase 1B isoform X2, translating to MWGGKKYLIGGLAEFWEHVYCYYGLESLISKQELEYLAEDNLKFFLENSETARKRAVQVITILGASNPQTCFLINELVEIKELWKSQGMVFKLFDYYQNIDSKKYETMQQYASYLNESKIFGKHDMVFVCETKTQVMQDADIVINIEEFSRHDVETEEMFLRRCYCRMDILAGFVNSHNKRSTKIIMANNGPVCFLTSCLSVACRSKKFKNIVAITADKGFPYIKSVSAKTGVPVSRISAPAVWGFVGTNHFVDVRNIIYKADMRMPFKRSLTSPKGSTLPLGIAHAEIRMMSYLLKTSNDITNETEDFAKELQIKLRRPPIFSKVRAITSLLKLWTTEEIGDEIISLGVCSDGSFGIPKGVVFSQPVKMDRTRRWTPFRNFPLMNEVTKSEIKYCCNKIHGILEQYKLLEVLDHKKLFETEEEYDAYEKYLSNLQTNGEQFARSDSSDRTF from the exons ATGTGGGGgggaaaaaaatatctaattggTGGATTAGCCGAATTTTGGGAACACGTTTATTGTTATTACGGTTTAGAATCGTTAATTTCAAAACAGGAATTGGAGTATCTCGCTGAGGATAATTTAAAA ttttttctggaaaattcgGAAACCGCTAGGAAACGAGCCGTACAAGTGATAACGATTTTGGGGGCTTCGAATCCCCAAACTTGCTTTTTGATAAACGAATTGGTCGAAATAAAAGAATTATGGAAATCTCAAGGCATGGTATTCAAATTATtcgattattatcaaaatatcgatAGTAAAAAATACGAAACTATGCAGCAGTACGCAAGTTATTTAAACGAAAGTAAAATATTCGGTAAACACGACATGGTCTTTGTGTGCGAAACTAAAACTCAAGTAATGCAAGATGCAGACATCGTTATTAATATCGAAGAATTTTCTAG ACATGACGTCGAAACGGAAGAAATGTTCTTGAGACGTTGTTATTGCCGAATGGACATATTGGCGGGATTTGTCAACAGTCACAACAAACGTAGCACTAAAATAATAATGGCGAACAACGGACCGGTTTGTTTTTTAACGTCGTGTTTATCGGTGGCTTGTCgatcgaaaaaatttaaaaatatcgtcGCCATAACGGCCGATAAGGGATTCCCGTATATAAAAAGCGTTTCGGCTAAAACCGGGGTGCCGGTGAGTAGAATTAGCGCTCCGGCAGTTTGGGGATTCGTCGGTACAAATCATTTCGTAGACGTGaggaatattatttataaggCCGATATGAGAATGCCATTCAAAAG gagTCTGACGTCTCCTAAAGGTTCTACTTTACCTTTAGGAATAGCCCACGCCGAAATTAGAATGATGTCGTATTTACTAAAAACTTCGAACGACATAACGAACGAAACCGAAGATTTCGCG AaagaattacaaataaaattacgtcGCCCGCCGATATTCAGTAAAGTGAGAGCGATAACGTCGCTTTTGAAATTGTGGACCACCGAAGAAATCGGCGACGAGATTATATCGTTGGGAGTTTGTTCTGACG gaTCATTCGGTATACCGAAAGGCGTGGTATTTTCTCAACCCGTCAAAATGGATCGTACAAGAAGATGGACGCCGTTTAGGAATTTTCCGTTAATGAACGAAGTTACGAAAAgcgaaattaaatattgttgtAACAAAATTCACGGTATATTGGAACAATATAAATTATTGGAGGTGTTGGATCATAAGAAGttatttgaaacagaagaagaatACGACGCttacgaaaaatatttgagtAATTTGCAAACCAACGGGGAACAATTCGCTCGTAGCGATTCTAGCGATAGGACTTTTTGA
- the LOC130894817 gene encoding putative malate dehydrogenase 1B isoform X3 — MASIYDVYSPIKWCIFRNTGCDYVKLFYYYDPFVLKFFLENSETARKRAVQVITILGASNPQTCFLINELVEIKELWKSQGMVFKLFDYYQNIDSKKYETMQQYASYLNESKIFGKHDMVFVCETKTQVMQDADIVINIEEFSRHDVETEEMFLRRCYCRMDILAGFVNSHNKRSTKIIMANNGPVCFLTSCLSVACRSKKFKNIVAITADKGFPYIKSVSAKTGVPVSRISAPAVWGFVGTNHFVDVRNIIYKADMRMPFKRSLTSPKGSTLPLGIAHAEIRMMSYLLKTSNDITNETEDFAKELQIKLRRPPIFSKVRAITSLLKLWTTEEIGDEIISLGVCSDGSFGIPKGVVFSQPVKMDRTRRWTPFRNFPLMNEVTKSEIKYCCNKIHGILEQYKLLEVLDHKKLFETEEEYDAYEKYLSNLQTNGEQFARSDSSDRTF; from the exons ATGGCGTCGATATATGATGTATATAGTCCAATAAAATGGTGTATATTTCGGAATACAGGGTGTGACTAcgtaaaactattttattattatgatccGTTCGTATTAAagttttttctggaaaattcgGAAACCGCTAGGAAACGAGCCGTACAAGTGATAACGATTTTGGGGGCTTCGAATCCCCAAACTTGCTTTTTGATAAACGAATTGGTCGAAATAAAAGAATTATGGAAATCTCAAGGCATGGTATTCAAATTATtcgattattatcaaaatatcgatAGTAAAAAATACGAAACTATGCAGCAGTACGCAAGTTATTTAAACGAAAGTAAAATATTCGGTAAACACGACATGGTCTTTGTGTGCGAAACTAAAACTCAAGTAATGCAAGATGCAGACATCGTTATTAATATCGAAGAATTTTCTAG ACATGACGTCGAAACGGAAGAAATGTTCTTGAGACGTTGTTATTGCCGAATGGACATATTGGCGGGATTTGTCAACAGTCACAACAAACGTAGCACTAAAATAATAATGGCGAACAACGGACCGGTTTGTTTTTTAACGTCGTGTTTATCGGTGGCTTGTCgatcgaaaaaatttaaaaatatcgtcGCCATAACGGCCGATAAGGGATTCCCGTATATAAAAAGCGTTTCGGCTAAAACCGGGGTGCCGGTGAGTAGAATTAGCGCTCCGGCAGTTTGGGGATTCGTCGGTACAAATCATTTCGTAGACGTGaggaatattatttataaggCCGATATGAGAATGCCATTCAAAAG gagTCTGACGTCTCCTAAAGGTTCTACTTTACCTTTAGGAATAGCCCACGCCGAAATTAGAATGATGTCGTATTTACTAAAAACTTCGAACGACATAACGAACGAAACCGAAGATTTCGCG AaagaattacaaataaaattacgtcGCCCGCCGATATTCAGTAAAGTGAGAGCGATAACGTCGCTTTTGAAATTGTGGACCACCGAAGAAATCGGCGACGAGATTATATCGTTGGGAGTTTGTTCTGACG gaTCATTCGGTATACCGAAAGGCGTGGTATTTTCTCAACCCGTCAAAATGGATCGTACAAGAAGATGGACGCCGTTTAGGAATTTTCCGTTAATGAACGAAGTTACGAAAAgcgaaattaaatattgttgtAACAAAATTCACGGTATATTGGAACAATATAAATTATTGGAGGTGTTGGATCATAAGAAGttatttgaaacagaagaagaatACGACGCttacgaaaaatatttgagtAATTTGCAAACCAACGGGGAACAATTCGCTCGTAGCGATTCTAGCGATAGGACTTTTTGA
- the LOC130894819 gene encoding transcriptional adapter 2B, translating into MTDLFAKVNCTYCQEEINTVRVKCCVCVDFDICLQCFSVGAEIGPHRNDHAYKFVDHCAASIFGGKGAWTGKEYLQLLDAVELYGFGNWELISEHVETRSPEEVKEEYIARYLDGNIGKATLASVTANKPALIDHVTEDDGPLSPSVTAKLPPLDVTLEEARLLGYKPHRDDYEREYNMEAEQLVCKLVLDPEQDTEMEIVLKLAIIDMYVRRLRERARRKRIVRDYQLVAKYFANMRKDPTKMPQLTKEQRELRDRFRVFSQFLSSGEHERLIASLEREKELRHRLSELIKYRSLGLTTQDEIIHYEQHAAHERQQQLRQSNNKSGSSGYVTREYHHQNGKSGDQDTGSIEKKFTWAQNDACDTNSYSFNNNSNSVSSSDVSTLQHCPMGNLLSENEIHLCASLNIRPIHYTTMKSLLIQDNLQSPGKYRNVSTDADSLEISTKDVITRYLIYSGWLPNVSF; encoded by the exons atGACTG ATTTGTTTGCGAAGGTTAACTGCACTTACTGTCAAGAAGAAATAAACACTGTTAGAGTGAAATGTTGTGTTTGTGTCGATTTTGATATATGTCTTCAG TGTTTCTCTGTCGGAGCTGAAATAGGACCCCATAGAAATGATCACGCATATAAGTTTGTCGATCATTGTGCCGCTAGTATATTCGGTGGAAAAGGAGCATGGACGGGAAAGGAATATTTACAACTATTAGATGCCGTGGAATTATATGGATTCGGTAATTGGGAATTAATTAGCGAACACGTCGAAACTAGAAGCCCGGAAG AGGTTAAAGAAGAATACATAGCGCGATATCTCGACGGAAATATTGGAAAAGCTACTTTAGCCAGTGTTACTGCTAATAAACCAGCTTTGATTGATCACGTAACAGAAGATGATGGACCTTTGTCACCTAGCGTGACTGCCAAATTACCTCCGTTAGATGTTACTTTAGAAGAAGCTAGGTTATTGGGATATAAACCACATAGGGATGATTATGAAAGG GAGTATAACATGGAGGCGGAACAATTGGTGTGTAAACTTGTATTAGATCCCGAACAAGACACTGAAATGGAGATAGTATTGAAATTGGCCATTATAGATATGTACGTAAGGAGATTGCGAGAAAGGGCGAGAAGGAAAAGAATCGTAAGAGATTATCAATTAGTGGCCAAATATTTCGCTAATATGCGAAAGGATCCGACAAAAATGCCGCAACTTACTAAAGAACAGAG gGAGTTGAGGGATAGATTTCGCGTTTTTTCTCAATTCCTGTCATCGGGGGAACACGAAAGACTCATCGCGAGCTTGGAGAGAGAAAAAGAACTTCGACATCGATTATCTGAACTAATTAAATATCGCAGTCTTGGTCTCACCACTCAGGACGAAATTATTCATTATGAACAACACGCGGCACACGAGAGGCAACAACAGTTGAGGCAGAGTAATAACAAATCT GGCAGCAGTGGCTATGTAACGCGGGAGTACCACCACCAAAACGG aaAAAGCGGAGATCAAGACACAGGTTCCATAGAAAAAAAGTTCACGTGGGCACAAAACGACGCATGCGACACCAACAGTTACTCCTTCAACAACAACTCGAACTCGGTTAGCTCGTCTGATGTATCGACTTTACAACATTGTCCAATGGGCAATCTCTTATCGGAAAATGAAATTCAT ctTTGTGCCAGTTTAAATATTCGTCCCATTCATTATACTACAATGAAATCATTATTAATACAg gaCAACCTGCAATCTCCTGGTAAATACCGAAATGTATCGACGGACGCCGATTCTCTTGAAATTAGTACAAAAGACGTCATAACACGATATTTAATTTACAGCGGTTGGTTACCGAATGTGTCTTTTTGA